In Saccharothrix syringae, the following are encoded in one genomic region:
- a CDS encoding PucR family transcriptional regulator: protein MTISLNGLARQRAFPGGPSPHATTGEYSSALQLWSTIPNELAEKIEPLSGILVRDAVREIRRAVPAYAQPLEGKFREVLVGAVETAIVKCFDQITKPDATRTDWKDVLRRSGRIEYLEGRTMDSLQTAVRVGARVVWRHLSRHGRELGVPNDALFTVADAIFAWVDELCRAAVEGYAEAQANASGALERRRRQLLKLVLADQPASPRSIADLAATTDWPLPELVTVVALEYREDQHQLPSVTLGRDVLVDLESSTPCLVVADPRGRVQPELRGRRAAVGPTVPLAEARQSLACARRALGFVRRGLLPAAPLTWCDDHLATLALLSDEFLVGRLSERALAAFAGLTVKQRERLESTLLAWLETRGGIGEIASRLDVHPQTVRYRMHQLEELLGDRLSDPQERLTLEIALRARRLLDRDRDKRP, encoded by the coding sequence ATGACGATCTCACTGAACGGGTTGGCGCGACAGCGGGCGTTCCCCGGAGGCCCCAGCCCCCACGCGACGACGGGCGAGTACAGCTCGGCCCTGCAACTGTGGTCCACGATCCCCAACGAGCTGGCGGAGAAGATCGAGCCGCTGTCCGGGATCCTGGTGCGCGACGCGGTGCGCGAGATCCGCCGGGCGGTGCCCGCGTACGCGCAGCCGCTGGAGGGCAAGTTCCGCGAGGTGCTGGTCGGCGCGGTCGAGACGGCCATCGTGAAGTGCTTCGACCAGATCACCAAGCCCGACGCGACGCGGACCGACTGGAAGGACGTGCTGCGCCGCAGCGGGCGCATCGAGTACCTCGAAGGCCGGACCATGGACTCCCTCCAGACCGCGGTGCGGGTCGGCGCGCGGGTGGTGTGGCGGCACCTGAGCAGGCACGGGCGCGAGCTGGGCGTGCCCAACGACGCCCTGTTCACGGTGGCCGACGCGATCTTCGCGTGGGTGGACGAGCTGTGCCGGGCCGCGGTCGAGGGCTACGCAGAGGCGCAGGCCAACGCCAGCGGCGCGCTGGAGCGCAGGCGGCGGCAGCTGCTCAAGCTGGTGCTGGCCGACCAGCCGGCGTCGCCCCGGTCGATCGCGGACCTGGCCGCGACCACGGACTGGCCGCTGCCCGAGCTGGTCACCGTGGTGGCCCTGGAGTACCGGGAGGACCAGCACCAGCTCCCCTCGGTGACGCTGGGTCGCGACGTGCTGGTCGACCTGGAGAGCTCGACGCCGTGCCTGGTGGTGGCCGACCCGCGCGGGCGGGTGCAGCCCGAGCTGCGCGGTCGGCGGGCGGCGGTGGGGCCGACGGTGCCCCTGGCCGAGGCGCGGCAGTCGCTGGCCTGCGCCCGGCGCGCGCTGGGGTTCGTGCGGCGGGGCCTGCTGCCCGCGGCGCCCCTGACCTGGTGCGACGACCACCTGGCCACGCTGGCGCTGCTGTCCGACGAGTTCCTGGTGGGCCGGTTGAGCGAGCGGGCGCTGGCCGCGTTCGCCGGGCTGACGGTCAAGCAGCGGGAGCGGCTGGAGAGCACCCTGCTGGCGTGGCTGGAGACGCGCGGCGGGATCGGCGAGATCGCCTCCCGGCTCGACGTGCACCCGCAGACCGTGCGGTACCGCATGCACCAGCTGGAGGAGTTGCTGGGCGACCGGCTGTCCGACCCCCAGGAGCGCCTGACCCTGGAGATCGCCCTGCGCGCCCGCCGCCTCCTGGACCGGGACCGCGACAAGCGCCCCTGA
- a CDS encoding lipase family protein has translation MRFHPGWAAALVAVLLFSGTAEAGAQVSRAEPAPGDVLRSAPSDFFLDPLRLLRAPATAHLVLYRSTDAHGRPVDVSGTVLTPRAAWRGPGPRPLVGYAPGTQGVADECAPSRQLAMGGEYEGPFIAGLLARGYGVVVTDYEGLGTPGVHTYVNRAAEGYAVLDAVRAAQRLPAADLPDDGPVAIAGYSQGGGASAAAVELYREYAPELDLKGAYAGAVPADLGVVARNLDGHYAAGFLGYALLGLDAAYPELDVPAVLNDAGRRLLAEVGRQCTAEAVVAHAFRRSTDLTADGRPLAAYLTEEPYASRVEEQRIGVRTPGAPVLVVHSALDDIVPYGQGAAMVRQWCARGATVEFSTSLAPTHVGGAVAAYPEAFLWLESRFAGRPARSTC, from the coding sequence ATGCGATTTCACCCGGGGTGGGCCGCCGCGCTCGTCGCGGTCCTGCTGTTCTCCGGCACGGCGGAGGCCGGTGCCCAGGTGTCACGGGCCGAGCCCGCGCCCGGTGACGTGCTGCGGTCCGCGCCCTCGGACTTCTTCCTCGACCCGCTCAGGCTGCTGCGCGCCCCCGCCACCGCCCACCTGGTCCTCTACCGCAGCACCGACGCGCACGGCCGGCCGGTCGACGTCAGCGGCACCGTGCTCACGCCCCGCGCGGCGTGGCGCGGTCCCGGACCGCGCCCGCTCGTCGGCTACGCGCCCGGCACGCAGGGCGTGGCCGACGAGTGCGCGCCGTCCCGGCAGTTGGCGATGGGCGGCGAGTACGAGGGGCCGTTCATCGCCGGGCTGCTGGCGCGCGGCTACGGCGTGGTGGTCACCGACTACGAGGGCCTGGGCACGCCCGGCGTGCACACCTACGTGAACCGGGCGGCCGAGGGGTACGCGGTGCTCGACGCGGTGCGGGCCGCGCAGCGCCTGCCCGCGGCGGACCTGCCCGACGACGGCCCGGTCGCGATCGCCGGCTACTCGCAGGGCGGCGGCGCCTCGGCGGCGGCCGTCGAGCTGTACCGGGAGTACGCGCCGGAGCTGGACCTCAAGGGCGCCTACGCGGGTGCCGTGCCCGCCGACCTGGGCGTGGTCGCCCGCAACCTGGACGGGCACTACGCGGCCGGCTTCCTGGGGTACGCGCTGCTGGGCCTGGACGCGGCCTACCCGGAGCTGGACGTCCCGGCCGTGCTCAACGACGCCGGTCGGCGGCTGCTGGCCGAGGTCGGGCGGCAGTGCACGGCCGAGGCGGTCGTCGCCCACGCGTTCCGCCGCTCCACCGACCTGACCGCCGACGGTCGCCCCCTGGCCGCCTACCTGACCGAGGAGCCCTACGCCTCCCGCGTGGAGGAGCAGCGGATCGGCGTGCGCACGCCCGGCGCCCCGGTGCTGGTCGTCCACAGCGCCCTGGACGACATCGTCCCCTACGGGCAGGGCGCCGCCATGGTCCGGCAGTGGTGCGCCCGGGGCGCGACGGTGGAGTTCAGCACCTCCCTGGCCCCGACCCACGTCGGCGGTGCCGTCGCCGCCTACCCGGAGGCATTCCTCTGGCTGGAGTCCCGCTTCGCCGGCCGCCCGGCCCGGTCCACCTGCTGA
- a CDS encoding polyprenyl synthetase family protein: protein MTVIEAVRTDLDGVRAGVDAVLDRFLEDKARAAPDPCLPPLVEVLREFLAGGKRLRPLFCHTGFLAAGGSPADPAPVLVGAALELFHSSALVHDDIMDRSALRRGRPTVHRLLAERFGDERLGVNTAILVGDLCFGWSGELLDELEVDPARMVAVRDLLHTMRIELIAGQYLDLARKVRGTADPVRAAWRVIRLKTARYTVELPLRIGAALAGADAALMRACGAYGRPVGEAYQLRDDLLGVFGDPRDTGKPALDDLREGKHTVLMALARQQATPEQREVITALLGAPDLDRGQAERLRAAVRATGAGERVERLIAVRVERALGVVRAGAFHPSAKPVLTELVAQATRRGR, encoded by the coding sequence ATGACCGTCATCGAAGCCGTGCGGACCGACCTGGACGGGGTCCGCGCGGGGGTGGACGCGGTGCTCGACCGCTTCCTGGAGGACAAGGCGCGCGCCGCGCCCGACCCGTGCCTGCCGCCGCTGGTGGAGGTGCTGCGCGAGTTCCTGGCGGGCGGCAAGCGGTTGCGGCCGCTGTTCTGCCACACCGGCTTCCTCGCCGCGGGCGGCTCGCCCGCCGACCCGGCCCCGGTGCTCGTCGGCGCGGCGCTGGAGCTGTTCCACAGCTCCGCGCTGGTGCACGACGACATCATGGACCGCTCCGCGCTGCGCCGCGGGCGGCCGACCGTGCACCGGCTGCTGGCCGAGCGGTTCGGCGACGAGCGGCTGGGCGTGAACACCGCGATCCTCGTCGGCGACCTGTGCTTCGGGTGGTCCGGCGAGCTGCTCGACGAGCTGGAGGTGGACCCGGCGCGCATGGTCGCGGTGCGGGACCTGCTGCACACCATGCGCATCGAGCTGATCGCCGGGCAGTACCTCGACCTGGCGCGCAAGGTGCGGGGCACGGCCGACCCGGTGCGCGCCGCGTGGCGGGTGATCCGGCTCAAGACCGCCCGCTACACCGTCGAGCTGCCGCTGCGCATCGGCGCGGCCCTGGCCGGCGCGGACGCCGCGCTGATGCGGGCGTGCGGCGCGTACGGGCGGCCGGTCGGCGAGGCGTACCAGTTGCGCGACGACCTGCTGGGCGTGTTCGGCGACCCGCGGGACACCGGCAAGCCCGCCCTGGACGACCTGCGCGAGGGCAAGCACACGGTGCTCATGGCGCTCGCCCGGCAGCAGGCCACGCCCGAGCAGCGGGAGGTGATCACCGCCCTGCTCGGCGCACCGGACCTGGACCGCGGGCAGGCCGAGCGGCTGCGCGCGGCGGTGCGCGCCACCGGGGCCGGGGAGCGGGTGGAGCGGCTGATCGCGGTGCGGGTGGAGCGGGCGCTGGGCGTGGTGCGCGCCGGCGCGTTCCACCCCTCGGCCAAGCCGGTGCTGACCGAGCTGGTCGCGCAGGCGACCAGGCGCGGCAGGTGA
- a CDS encoding 1-deoxy-D-xylulose-5-phosphate synthase: MTDTVPRTRTPPHPVPDLPDLSPDELDGLARAVRGRLVDVVTRNGGHLGSNLGVVELTLALHRVFRSPRDRIVFDTGHQSYVHKMLTGRAGAFDDLRREGGLSGYPSRSESPHDLVENSHASTALSYADGLARAARLRGEHDRHVVAVVGDGALTGGMAWEALNNIGAGDLPVVVVLNDNGRSYSPTGGAVGAHLAALRAGRASSAFAELGLRYLGPVDGHDVARVEEALRAAKALRRPVVVHCATRKGKGHPPAEDDPIDHMHAVGSPASPRGPGWTSAFGRHLPTLADRHPDLVCLTAAMLHPTGLTAFAEAFPDRVVDTGVAEQHAVTCAAGLAMGGLRPLVAVCSTFLTRAVDQVLMDVALHRLPVTLVLDRAGVTGEDGPSHHGVWDLALLRVVPGLRIAAPRDGTRLRALLDEAVAGDGPSAVRFPEGALGADVPEVERVGGVDVLHRSWRRDVLLVTAGALAADGVAAAVRLNGEGVGVTVCDPRWVSPVDPGLVELAAGHRVVACVEDGVRGGGVGEGVAAALRAAGLRQRVLVLGLPNEFLPHGARADILRLHDLDAAGIARSVTRCLAGGFT; the protein is encoded by the coding sequence ATGACCGACACCGTCCCCCGCACCCGAACGCCGCCCCACCCGGTCCCCGACCTGCCCGACCTGTCCCCCGACGAGCTGGACGGGCTGGCGCGCGCGGTGCGGGGCCGCCTGGTGGACGTGGTGACCCGCAACGGCGGGCACCTCGGGTCGAACCTGGGCGTGGTCGAGCTGACCCTGGCGCTGCACCGGGTGTTCCGGTCGCCGCGCGACCGCATCGTGTTCGACACCGGCCACCAGTCCTACGTCCACAAGATGCTCACCGGGCGCGCGGGCGCGTTCGACGACCTGCGCCGCGAGGGCGGCCTGTCGGGCTACCCCAGCCGGTCGGAGTCGCCGCACGACCTGGTGGAGAACTCGCACGCGTCCACCGCCCTGTCCTATGCGGACGGTCTGGCGCGCGCGGCGCGGCTGCGCGGCGAGCACGACCGGCACGTGGTGGCGGTGGTCGGCGACGGCGCGCTCACCGGCGGCATGGCCTGGGAGGCGCTGAACAACATCGGCGCCGGCGACCTCCCGGTCGTGGTGGTGCTCAACGACAACGGCCGCTCCTACTCGCCCACCGGGGGCGCCGTGGGCGCGCACCTGGCCGCGCTGCGGGCGGGGCGCGCGTCGAGCGCGTTCGCCGAGCTGGGGCTGCGCTACCTGGGCCCGGTCGACGGGCACGACGTGGCGCGGGTGGAGGAGGCGTTGCGCGCGGCCAAGGCGTTGCGGCGCCCGGTGGTGGTGCACTGCGCGACCCGCAAGGGCAAGGGGCACCCGCCCGCGGAGGACGACCCGATCGACCACATGCACGCGGTGGGCTCGCCCGCGTCGCCCCGCGGCCCGGGGTGGACGTCGGCGTTCGGGCGGCACCTGCCGACCCTGGCCGACCGGCACCCCGACCTGGTGTGCCTGACCGCGGCCATGCTCCACCCGACCGGGCTGACCGCGTTCGCCGAGGCGTTCCCGGACCGGGTGGTCGACACCGGCGTCGCCGAGCAGCACGCGGTGACGTGCGCGGCGGGCCTGGCCATGGGCGGGCTGCGGCCGCTGGTCGCGGTCTGCTCGACGTTCCTCACCCGGGCGGTGGACCAGGTGCTGATGGACGTGGCGCTGCACCGCCTGCCGGTGACGCTGGTGCTGGACCGCGCCGGGGTCACCGGCGAGGACGGCCCCTCGCACCACGGCGTGTGGGACCTGGCGCTGCTGCGCGTGGTGCCCGGCCTGCGGATAGCCGCGCCGCGGGACGGCACGCGGCTGCGGGCCCTGCTGGACGAGGCGGTGGCCGGCGACGGGCCGAGCGCGGTGCGGTTCCCCGAGGGCGCCCTCGGCGCGGACGTGCCCGAGGTCGAGCGGGTCGGCGGGGTGGACGTGCTGCACCGGTCGTGGCGGCGGGACGTGCTGCTGGTGACCGCGGGCGCGCTGGCCGCCGACGGGGTCGCCGCCGCCGTGCGGCTCAACGGGGAGGGCGTCGGTGTGACGGTGTGCGACCCGCGGTGGGTCTCGCCGGTCGACCCGGGGCTGGTGGAGCTGGCCGCCGGGCACCGGGTGGTGGCGTGCGTGGAGGACGGCGTGCGCGGTGGCGGGGTCGGCGAGGGCGTGGCCGCCGCGCTGCGCGCCGCCGGGCTGCGCCAGCGGGTGCTGGTGCTGGGCCTGCCCAACGAGTTCCTGCCGCACGGCGCGCGTGCCGACATCCTGCGGCTGCACGACCTGGACGCGGCCGGGATCGCCCGCTCGGTGACCCGCTGCCTGGCCGGGGGCTTCACATGA
- a CDS encoding terpene synthase family protein, translated as MTATETSVRLRPSYCPVPEAIHPRAAELERDALAWVDRLGLAADEEQFTLLRRTRSAEFCARFAPHGDYEGLRLAARWVYWGFLFDDRRCDTGRFGDDPHRFPRMAGAVQRAMDAPWSDPGDDRYARAVQDVVRGMYGLRTPTQARRFTEAHRAWLFSVTWQVAVRALRHLPDLDEYTSLRLQSAGGGPTIALLEIANGPEVPGAEMDSPAVRALTEMAITVASWDNDFQSYHRERAEDPAYPNLITVLARDRGLHADVAAEEATRLRDRVLTRFLRLREAVTARPVSAALRLYLDGLGHAVRGNLDWGFRVPRYRGLVVPGWTDEPADDDPSPLPMPSIAWWWDDL; from the coding sequence GTGACCGCCACCGAGACCTCCGTCCGGCTCCGCCCGTCCTACTGCCCCGTCCCCGAGGCGATCCACCCCCGCGCGGCCGAGCTCGAACGGGACGCGCTGGCCTGGGTCGACCGGCTCGGCCTGGCCGCGGACGAGGAGCAGTTCACGCTGCTGCGCCGCACCAGGAGCGCGGAGTTCTGCGCCCGGTTCGCCCCGCACGGCGACTACGAGGGCCTCCGGCTCGCGGCGCGCTGGGTGTACTGGGGTTTCCTCTTCGACGACCGGCGCTGCGACACCGGGCGGTTCGGCGACGACCCGCACCGGTTCCCGCGCATGGCCGGCGCCGTGCAGCGGGCCATGGACGCCCCGTGGTCCGACCCGGGGGACGACCGGTACGCGCGGGCCGTGCAGGACGTCGTGCGCGGCATGTACGGGCTGCGCACCCCCACGCAGGCGCGGCGCTTCACCGAGGCCCACCGCGCGTGGCTGTTCTCGGTGACCTGGCAGGTCGCCGTCCGCGCCCTGCGGCACCTGCCCGACCTCGACGAGTACACCTCCCTGCGCCTGCAGAGCGCGGGCGGCGGGCCGACGATCGCGCTGCTGGAGATCGCCAACGGCCCCGAGGTGCCCGGCGCGGAGATGGACTCGCCCGCGGTGCGGGCGCTGACCGAGATGGCGATCACGGTGGCGTCGTGGGACAACGACTTCCAGTCCTACCACCGGGAACGCGCCGAGGACCCCGCCTACCCGAACCTGATCACCGTGCTGGCCCGCGACCGCGGGCTGCACGCCGACGTGGCGGCGGAGGAGGCCACCCGGCTGCGGGACCGCGTGCTGACCCGCTTCCTGCGGCTGCGGGAGGCCGTCACCGCCCGGCCGGTCAGCGCGGCCCTGCGGCTCTACCTGGACGGCCTGGGCCACGCCGTCCGCGGCAACCTCGACTGGGGGTTCCGGGTGCCCCGCTACCGCGGCCTGGTGGTGCCGGGCTGGACCGACGAGCCCGCCGACGACGACCCGTCCCCGCTGCCGATGCCCTCCATCGCCTGGTGGTGGGACGACCTGTGA
- a CDS encoding SDR family NAD(P)-dependent oxidoreductase — MTGGNRGIGREVCRQLAELGHDVVLTARDPARAEAVAGELGVDHHQLDVTDDGSVARLADHLAGRYGRVDALVNNAAVHYDSWQRASSADLRVVREAVETNFYGPWRTVLALLPLLRAARHARVVNVSSEAGSLASMGGGTPAYGTSKAALNALTLMLAAELPGMLVNAVCPGWVATDMGGPGGRPVERGAASVVWAVTLPDDGPTGGFFRDGRRIPW, encoded by the coding sequence GTGACGGGTGGCAACCGGGGCATCGGGCGGGAGGTGTGCCGCCAGTTGGCCGAACTCGGCCACGACGTCGTGCTGACCGCCCGCGACCCCGCGCGGGCCGAGGCGGTCGCCGGTGAGCTGGGCGTCGACCACCACCAGCTGGACGTCACCGACGACGGGTCGGTCGCCCGGCTGGCCGACCACCTGGCCGGGCGGTACGGGCGGGTCGACGCGCTGGTGAACAACGCGGCCGTGCACTACGACTCCTGGCAGCGCGCCTCGTCGGCCGACCTGCGGGTGGTGCGCGAGGCCGTGGAGACGAACTTCTACGGACCGTGGCGGACGGTGCTGGCCCTGCTGCCGCTGCTGCGGGCGGCGCGGCACGCGCGCGTGGTGAACGTGTCCAGCGAAGCCGGGTCGCTGGCGTCGATGGGCGGCGGCACGCCCGCCTACGGCACGTCGAAGGCGGCGCTGAACGCGTTGACGCTGATGCTGGCCGCGGAGCTGCCGGGGATGCTGGTCAACGCGGTGTGCCCGGGGTGGGTCGCCACCGACATGGGCGGGCCCGGCGGGCGGCCGGTGGAGCGGGGCGCGGCGAGCGTGGTGTGGGCGGTGACGCTGCCCGACGACGGCCCGACCGGGGGTTTCTTCCGCGACGGCAGGCGGATTCCCTGGTGA
- a CDS encoding DUF4230 domain-containing protein, translating to MKRRMGVVVAGLVLLAVAALVSVFVVLPRFGTDTIDRSQPALLQSLRDLSQYHAAAGDFQVVLDIEHDVRFVPSALAGQRTLFVAAGTVNAYVEFGGLAEDALKVSQEAKTVELALPAAVLDKPNLVQERCYVFAQERGLVDRLASLVETQDQQPFYVAAEQKISDAARESGLVGRAEENTRKMLTGMFGALGYQVMFTGATSD from the coding sequence ATGAAGCGGCGCATGGGTGTGGTGGTGGCGGGCCTGGTGCTGTTGGCGGTGGCGGCCCTGGTGTCGGTGTTCGTGGTGCTGCCCAGGTTCGGCACGGACACCATCGACCGCAGCCAACCGGCGTTGTTGCAGTCGTTGCGCGACCTGAGCCAGTACCACGCCGCGGCCGGCGACTTCCAGGTGGTGCTCGACATCGAGCACGACGTCCGCTTCGTGCCGTCCGCGCTGGCCGGCCAGCGGACCCTGTTCGTGGCCGCGGGCACGGTCAACGCCTACGTGGAGTTCGGCGGGCTGGCCGAGGACGCGCTGAAGGTGTCGCAGGAGGCCAAGACCGTGGAGCTGGCGCTGCCGGCGGCCGTGCTGGACAAGCCGAACCTGGTGCAGGAGCGGTGTTACGTGTTCGCCCAGGAGCGGGGGCTGGTCGACCGGCTCGCGTCCCTGGTCGAGACGCAGGACCAGCAGCCGTTCTACGTGGCCGCGGAGCAGAAGATCTCCGACGCGGCGCGCGAGTCCGGGCTGGTCGGGCGGGCCGAGGAGAACACCCGCAAGATGCTGACCGGCATGTTCGGCGCGCTGGGCTACCAGGTGATGTTCACCGGCGCGACCTCCGACTGA
- a CDS encoding pseudouridine synthase — protein MRRKLRPPLPQRHGLDPARLRLPAEGPWATIRDHLVDRLPRVAPERIDAMLAEGRVHGLDGPIAPDAAFAPGTSVWFHRDLPDETPVPFGITTVHRDDAILVVDKPHFLATIPRGSHVVETALVRLRRDLGLPHLSPAHRLDRVTAGLVMFVVDPALRGRYQLLFKDRLVRKEYEAIAPHRPDLVLPRRVTSRIVKVKGVITAQEVEGPPNAETHVELVEHRGGWGRYRLLPATGRTHQLRLHMASLGVPIRNDDFYPVLRDKPLDDFTDPLQLLAKVLEFTDPVTGEHRRFTSGLRLEL, from the coding sequence ATGAGGCGCAAGCTCCGGCCACCGCTCCCCCAGCGCCACGGCCTCGACCCCGCCCGCCTGCGGCTGCCCGCCGAGGGCCCCTGGGCGACCATCCGCGACCACCTGGTCGACCGGCTGCCCCGGGTGGCACCGGAACGGATAGACGCCATGCTCGCCGAGGGCCGCGTCCACGGCCTCGACGGCCCGATCGCCCCGGACGCCGCGTTCGCGCCCGGCACCTCGGTGTGGTTCCACCGCGACCTGCCCGACGAGACCCCGGTCCCCTTCGGGATCACCACCGTGCACCGGGACGACGCCATCCTGGTGGTCGACAAACCGCACTTCCTGGCCACCATCCCGCGCGGCAGCCACGTGGTGGAGACCGCCCTGGTCCGGCTGCGGCGCGACCTGGGCCTGCCGCACCTGAGCCCGGCGCACCGGCTCGACCGCGTCACCGCCGGGCTGGTCATGTTCGTGGTCGACCCCGCCCTGCGCGGCCGCTACCAGCTGCTGTTCAAGGACCGCCTGGTGCGCAAGGAGTACGAGGCGATCGCGCCGCACCGCCCGGACCTGGTGCTGCCGCGCCGGGTGACCAGCCGGATCGTGAAGGTCAAGGGCGTGATCACCGCGCAGGAGGTGGAGGGCCCGCCCAACGCCGAGACGCACGTCGAGCTGGTCGAGCACCGCGGCGGGTGGGGCCGGTACCGCCTGCTGCCCGCCACGGGCCGCACGCACCAGCTCCGGCTGCACATGGCGTCGCTGGGCGTGCCCATCCGCAACGACGACTTCTACCCCGTGCTGCGGGACAAGCCGCTGGACGACTTCACCGACCCGCTGCAGCTGCTGGCGAAGGTGCTGGAGTTCACCGACCCGGTGACCGGCGAGCACCGGCGCTTCACCAGCGGGCTGCGGCTGGAGCTCTAG
- a CDS encoding DUF305 domain-containing protein → MRRLTTLLAGLLLVAGCGSGAPAAQAPPPPTASTVARSAEHNETDVMFLQMAVPHHRTGLDIVRLAKDHPVREEVRTLAAAIEVTQLSEVDSMTQWLADWGRPESAGDDPGLHAHHGGDHSTSPEAIAEVAATAPAEFEKAFLNLLIGHQHNAVEIAKLEREGGLNPQAKDLANRIFDSRTAQIAQMLGYLG, encoded by the coding sequence TTGCGACGCCTCACGACCCTGCTGGCGGGCCTGCTGCTGGTCGCCGGGTGCGGCTCCGGCGCGCCGGCCGCGCAGGCACCGCCGCCGCCCACCGCCTCCACGGTGGCGCGGAGCGCCGAGCACAACGAGACCGACGTGATGTTCCTGCAGATGGCCGTGCCGCACCACCGCACCGGCCTGGACATCGTGCGCCTGGCGAAGGACCACCCGGTCCGCGAGGAGGTCCGGACCCTGGCGGCCGCCATCGAGGTGACCCAGCTGTCCGAAGTGGACTCGATGACCCAGTGGCTCGCCGACTGGGGCCGGCCCGAGTCGGCCGGGGACGACCCGGGGCTGCACGCCCACCACGGCGGTGACCACTCGACCAGCCCGGAGGCCATCGCCGAGGTGGCCGCCACCGCGCCCGCCGAGTTCGAGAAGGCTTTCCTGAACCTGCTCATCGGCCACCAGCACAACGCGGTGGAGATCGCCAAGCTGGAGCGGGAGGGCGGCCTCAACCCGCAGGCCAAGGACCTGGCTAACCGGATCTTCGACTCGCGCACGGCCCAGATCGCCCAGATGCTCGGGTACCTGGGCTAG
- a CDS encoding lytic polysaccharide monooxygenase yields MSVKRKLAAVLAGTAVAPLIVIASAGSASAHGYISSPPSRQAMCAQGRISNCGPIVYEPQSVEGPKGQQNCHAGVAGFAPLNDDSRPWPTTSVGNNVTFNWTLTARHATSTWQYFIGGSKIAEFNDGGRQPAATVTHNVSLGGRTGRIKLLAIWNVADTANAFYSCVDLQVGGGGTTPPTTTTTTPPTTSNPTTTTTQPPVGGTWAPNTAYSVGSQVTYGGVSYRCIQAHTSLVGWEPPNTASLWQRL; encoded by the coding sequence CGCTGATCGTCATCGCCTCGGCCGGCAGCGCGAGCGCGCACGGCTACATCTCCTCGCCGCCCAGCCGGCAGGCGATGTGCGCCCAGGGCCGCATCTCCAACTGCGGCCCGATCGTCTACGAGCCGCAGAGCGTCGAGGGCCCCAAGGGCCAGCAGAACTGCCACGCCGGCGTCGCCGGGTTCGCCCCGCTCAACGACGACAGCCGGCCGTGGCCGACCACGAGCGTGGGCAACAACGTGACGTTCAACTGGACGCTCACCGCCCGCCACGCCACCAGCACGTGGCAGTACTTCATCGGCGGCAGCAAGATCGCCGAGTTCAACGACGGCGGCCGCCAGCCCGCGGCCACCGTGACGCACAACGTCAGCCTGGGCGGTCGGACCGGCCGGATCAAGCTGCTGGCGATCTGGAACGTCGCCGACACGGCGAACGCGTTCTACTCGTGCGTCGACCTGCAGGTCGGTGGCGGCGGCACCACCCCGCCCACCACGACCACCACCACGCCGCCCACCACCAGCAACCCGACCACGACCACCACGCAGCCCCCGGTGGGCGGCACGTGGGCGCCCAACACGGCGTACTCGGTCGGCTCGCAGGTGACCTACGGCGGTGTCAGCTACCGCTGCATCCAGGCCCACACGTCCCTCGTGGGCTGGGAGCCGCCGAACACCGCGTCCCTGTGGCAGAGGCTCTGA